A section of the Pseudomonas tritici genome encodes:
- a CDS encoding LysR substrate-binding domain-containing protein produces MTRPLHGQTYVWLHVFSCAARHLSFTRCAEELHITPGAVSQQIRQLEERLGFRLFHRRARGVELSAEGQRLAATVGEAYGSIDAELQRLDAGMISGTLRLRSIPSFLGKWLTPRLPRLQQRFPDIQLRMVAEDSSIALHEGDFDLAIDLNDGSYPGLLSTALLDEQIFPVCAPSLLRGRPPLHGPADLVHFPLLHDITAWRGSYEYAEWEFYLNAIGYHVADVRRGHTFNRNHLTIEAAIAGMGVAIARRTLLNDELERGTLIVPFGLAVPNHKRYVLLYAPGALNHPGVRAVHDWLVEEAMIFRGLHPLGEGQL; encoded by the coding sequence ATGACCCGACCCCTCCATGGTCAGACTTATGTGTGGCTGCACGTTTTTTCCTGTGCGGCGCGGCATTTGTCGTTCACCCGCTGCGCCGAAGAACTGCACATCACGCCGGGGGCGGTGAGCCAGCAAATCCGTCAGTTGGAGGAGCGATTAGGTTTCCGCTTGTTTCATCGACGCGCACGTGGCGTAGAGCTGAGTGCCGAGGGGCAGCGGTTGGCAGCAACGGTGGGTGAAGCCTACGGCAGCATCGATGCTGAATTGCAGCGCTTGGACGCGGGGATGATCAGCGGCACCCTGCGCCTGCGCTCGATCCCGTCGTTTCTCGGCAAGTGGCTGACCCCACGTTTACCGCGCTTGCAGCAGCGTTTTCCGGATATCCAACTGCGCATGGTTGCCGAAGACAGCAGCATTGCCCTGCATGAGGGCGACTTCGACCTGGCCATCGACTTGAATGACGGCAGCTACCCCGGCCTGTTATCTACAGCCCTGCTGGACGAACAGATCTTCCCGGTCTGCGCACCCAGCCTGTTGCGTGGTCGTCCACCGTTGCATGGCCCGGCTGATTTGGTGCATTTCCCGCTGCTGCACGACATCACTGCGTGGCGTGGGAGTTATGAGTACGCGGAGTGGGAGTTCTACCTGAATGCCATCGGCTATCACGTTGCCGATGTGCGTCGTGGCCACACCTTCAACCGCAACCACCTGACCATCGAAGCCGCCATCGCCGGCATGGGCGTGGCCATTGCGCGGCGCACTTTGCTTAACGATGAGCTGGAGCGCGGTACTTTGATCGTGCCGTTCGGCTTGGCCGTGCCTAACCACAAACGCTACGTATTGTTGTATGCGCCAGGCGCGCTGAACCATCCGGGCGTGCGGGCGGTCCATGATTGGCTGGTGGAAGAAGCGATGATTTTTCGCGGATTGCACCCCCTGGGAGAGGGGCAGTTGTAG
- a CDS encoding HPF/RaiA family ribosome-associated protein produces the protein MQIQVNSDNHIESSIRLEEWVRTTIESTLERYEEDLTRVEVYLKDENGDKPGPHDLSCRLEARPKGHQPVSVLHKADTLEQAIDGAATKLDHALEHLFGKLQGKPRAAGKNLPANKVNDDALEEEFLENENAALNS, from the coding sequence ATGCAAATCCAAGTCAATAGCGATAACCATATTGAAAGCAGCATCCGACTGGAGGAGTGGGTACGTACTACCATTGAAAGCACGCTCGAACGTTATGAAGAAGACCTGACCCGCGTTGAGGTCTACCTGAAAGATGAGAACGGCGATAAGCCCGGTCCCCACGATTTAAGTTGCCGCCTGGAAGCACGGCCAAAAGGCCACCAGCCAGTGTCGGTCCTGCACAAGGCCGATACCCTGGAACAGGCGATCGACGGTGCAGCCACCAAGCTGGACCATGCGTTGGAACATTTGTTTGGCAAGCTGCAAGGCAAGCCACGCGCTGCCGGTAAAAACCTGCCGGCCAATAAAGTGAACGATGACGCGCTTGAAGAGGAATTCCTGGAAAACGAAAATGCTGCACTTAACAGCTGA
- the fecA gene encoding TonB-dependent Fe(3+) dicitrate receptor FecA — protein MPQQPTLLARSLRQLLLGASLSLTVLPQVMAADAKPFHIAPTSLEAALNQFGREAGVLISFGSEVTAGRQSRGLTGNYSAAEGLQKLLEGTGLQARAEGDNAYSLQPATAPASIELGTSSVVGDWLGDAAQTNVFEHPGARDVIRREEFERQGATQAKDVLNRIPGVNAPENNGTGSHDMALNFGIRGLNPRLASRSTVLMDGIPVPFAPYGQPQLSFAPISMGNMDAVDVVRGGGAVRYGPQNVGGVVNFVTRAIPDAPTVKGGLQTETSPSSSHDGFKTTGNLLAGGTADNGLGGAILYSGTRGGDWREHSDTQIDDLILKGKYQLDDANSFNAMAQYYEGQADMPGGLNVANYKADPYQSTRPYDKFWGRRTMFNIGYRYEQDRREFTVNSFFTKTLRSGYLDQGTFLSLSPREYWVRGIETRFAQGFDLGPTSHEVGVGYRYINEAGHELRYRTPIAANQQIPSTDSRNDRDTRGGTEANAFFVDDRIDIGKWTITPGIRYEMIESQQTNNLTNVKYKGDYNTALPALNVLYHLTDSWNLYANTEGSFGSVQYSQMPNRVTSGEVKPEKARTWELGTRYDDGTLRAEIGAFLINFDNQYESNQTNDSVIARGETRHQGIETSVNYALDGLSPALAGFDVYATYAYVDATIREDGPNKGNRVPFSSKHKGTLGVGYTEGRWKLNLDSSYQSSQFADNANTQKESADGANGRIPGYMLFSSRAAYDFGPQLSDLNVAVGVKNIFNTQYFTRSFDDNNKGKYIGEPRTVYVQTSIAF, from the coding sequence ATGCCCCAGCAACCGACGCTTCTCGCCCGCTCACTGCGCCAACTCCTACTCGGCGCCAGCCTGAGTCTTACCGTACTGCCTCAGGTGATGGCCGCCGACGCCAAGCCTTTTCACATCGCGCCGACTTCGTTGGAAGCCGCACTGAATCAATTTGGCCGCGAAGCCGGCGTATTGATCTCCTTTGGTTCCGAAGTGACGGCGGGCAGGCAGAGCCGTGGCTTGACGGGCAACTACAGCGCGGCTGAAGGCCTGCAAAAACTGCTGGAAGGCACCGGCCTGCAAGCCCGCGCCGAAGGCGACAATGCCTACAGCCTGCAACCGGCCACTGCCCCAGCCAGCATTGAGTTGGGCACCTCCAGCGTGGTCGGCGACTGGCTCGGCGACGCCGCGCAAACCAACGTCTTCGAACACCCCGGCGCCCGTGATGTGATCCGCCGTGAAGAATTCGAACGCCAGGGCGCGACCCAGGCCAAAGACGTGCTCAACCGCATCCCTGGCGTCAACGCGCCGGAAAATAACGGCACCGGCAGCCATGACATGGCGCTGAACTTCGGTATTCGCGGCCTCAACCCGCGCCTGGCATCACGCTCCACGGTGCTGATGGACGGCATCCCGGTGCCTTTCGCGCCTTACGGCCAGCCACAGCTTTCGTTTGCACCGATCAGCATGGGCAACATGGACGCGGTGGACGTCGTCCGCGGCGGCGGCGCCGTGCGCTACGGCCCGCAAAACGTCGGCGGTGTGGTCAACTTCGTGACCCGCGCAATTCCGGACGCGCCCACTGTCAAAGGCGGCTTGCAGACCGAAACCAGCCCGTCCTCCAGCCATGACGGATTCAAGACCACCGGCAACCTGCTCGCCGGCGGCACCGCCGACAATGGCCTGGGCGGGGCGATTTTGTACTCCGGTACCCGTGGCGGCGACTGGCGCGAACACAGCGACACGCAAATCGACGACCTGATTCTCAAGGGCAAATACCAACTCGACGACGCCAACAGTTTCAACGCCATGGCGCAGTACTACGAAGGCCAGGCCGACATGCCTGGGGGCTTGAACGTCGCGAACTACAAGGCCGACCCGTACCAGTCCACCCGCCCCTACGACAAATTCTGGGGCCGCCGGACGATGTTCAACATCGGCTATCGCTATGAGCAGGACCGTCGCGAATTTACCGTGAACAGCTTCTTCACCAAGACCCTGCGCAGCGGCTACCTGGACCAGGGCACGTTCCTTTCGCTGTCCCCGCGTGAATATTGGGTACGTGGCATCGAGACCCGCTTCGCCCAAGGTTTTGACCTGGGTCCGACCAGCCATGAAGTCGGCGTCGGTTACCGCTACATCAACGAAGCCGGCCACGAACTGCGTTACCGCACGCCGATCGCCGCCAACCAGCAAATCCCCAGCACCGACAGCCGCAACGACCGCGACACCCGTGGCGGCACCGAAGCCAACGCCTTCTTCGTCGATGACCGGATTGATATCGGCAAGTGGACCATCACCCCTGGCATTCGCTACGAGATGATCGAGTCCCAGCAGACCAACAACCTCACCAACGTCAAATACAAGGGCGACTACAACACCGCGCTGCCGGCGCTGAACGTGCTCTACCACCTTACCGACAGCTGGAACCTTTACGCCAACACCGAAGGCTCGTTCGGCAGCGTGCAGTACAGCCAGATGCCCAACCGCGTGACCAGCGGCGAAGTGAAACCGGAAAAAGCCCGCACCTGGGAACTGGGCACCCGCTACGACGACGGCACCTTACGTGCGGAAATCGGTGCGTTTCTGATCAACTTCGACAACCAGTACGAAAGCAACCAGACCAACGACTCGGTGATTGCCCGTGGCGAAACGCGCCATCAGGGTATCGAGACCAGCGTCAACTATGCGCTCGACGGTTTGAGCCCGGCACTGGCCGGCTTTGATGTCTATGCCACCTACGCCTACGTCGACGCCACCATTCGCGAAGACGGCCCGAACAAAGGTAACCGCGTGCCTTTCTCGTCCAAGCACAAGGGCACTCTGGGCGTGGGTTACACCGAAGGTCGCTGGAAGCTCAACCTGGACAGCAGCTACCAGAGCAGCCAGTTCGCCGACAACGCCAATACCCAAAAGGAAAGTGCTGACGGCGCAAACGGACGCATCCCGGGCTACATGTTATTCAGCAGCCGCGCGGCATATGACTTCGGCCCGCAGCTGTCGGACTTGAACGTGGCAGTCGGGGTGAAAAACATCTTCAACACGCAGTACTTCACCCGCTCGTTCGACGATAACAACAAGGGCAAATACATAGGCGAGCCGCGCACGGTCTACGTGCAAACCTCCATCGCGTTTTAA
- a CDS encoding FecR domain-containing protein gives MNFSTQVAEQAVHWLMEMQQGALNPRQQAAWQQWLNAHSEHQRAWDHMQRVNQRLRGMPSPLAHAALNAPTSTSRRQALKLLLILGAGSAAAWSLRQQHIVPPLSADYRSPVGQRRKVQLADGSQLQLNTGSAVDVHFDGQQRLIRLLEGEILLTSAAGNTPLQVLTGQGLLSSQAARLNVRQFNDHTQLSVFEGRVDVMPNTYSGLPLTVQASHQVNFTRKGWDTPRPTDANSGAWADGMLVAAHMRLEDFLGELGRYRRGQVNCDPQVANLLISGSYPLDNSERILDLLEVSLPVKIRRFTRYWVTVQARA, from the coding sequence ATGAATTTTTCCACGCAAGTCGCCGAACAAGCCGTGCATTGGTTGATGGAAATGCAGCAAGGCGCCCTCAATCCGCGCCAGCAAGCCGCCTGGCAACAATGGTTGAACGCCCACAGCGAACACCAGCGCGCGTGGGACCACATGCAGCGCGTCAACCAGCGCCTGCGCGGCATGCCGTCGCCGCTGGCCCACGCGGCACTGAACGCCCCCACCTCCACCAGCCGACGCCAGGCCCTGAAGCTGCTGCTGATACTCGGCGCAGGTTCAGCCGCCGCCTGGAGCCTGCGCCAGCAACATATAGTGCCGCCGCTGAGCGCCGACTACCGTAGCCCCGTCGGCCAGCGCCGTAAGGTACAACTGGCGGATGGCAGCCAATTGCAGCTCAATACCGGCAGTGCGGTGGATGTGCATTTCGACGGCCAGCAACGCCTGATCCGCTTGCTCGAAGGCGAGATCCTGTTGACCAGCGCCGCAGGCAATACGCCGCTGCAGGTGCTGACCGGCCAGGGCCTGCTCAGCAGCCAGGCGGCGCGTTTGAACGTGCGCCAGTTCAACGATCACACTCAACTGTCGGTGTTTGAGGGGCGCGTCGACGTCATGCCCAATACCTATAGCGGCCTGCCGCTGACAGTCCAGGCTTCGCATCAGGTCAATTTCACGCGCAAAGGCTGGGACACCCCGCGCCCTACCGACGCCAACAGCGGCGCCTGGGCCGACGGCATGCTGGTCGCGGCTCACATGCGCCTGGAAGACTTCCTCGGCGAACTCGGCCGTTATCGGCGTGGCCAGGTTAATTGCGACCCACAGGTGGCCAATCTGCTGATCTCCGGCAGCTATCCACTGGACAACAGCGAACGCATTCTCGACCTGCTGGAAGTGAGCCTGCCGGTCAAAATCCGGCGGTTTACCCGCTACTGGGTGACCGTCCAGGCCCGCGCCTGA
- a CDS encoding sigma-70 family RNA polymerase sigma factor: protein MSPSNTVEVLYNDHHHWLTGWLRRKLGCPESAADLAQDTFIRVLTGRETPTLIEPRAFLTTVAKRVLFNFYRRQDLERAYLDALAQMPEHVAPSEEERAIILQTLIELDQLLDGLPTQVKRAFLLAQLDGLTYAQIGAELGISIATVKRHLSKAAMRCYFAL, encoded by the coding sequence TTGAGCCCGTCCAATACCGTCGAAGTTTTGTACAACGACCATCACCACTGGCTCACCGGCTGGTTGCGACGCAAACTCGGCTGCCCGGAAAGTGCCGCCGACCTGGCTCAGGACACGTTCATCCGCGTGCTCACCGGGCGGGAAACACCAACGCTGATCGAACCCCGCGCGTTCCTCACCACTGTCGCCAAGCGCGTGCTGTTCAACTTCTACCGTCGCCAGGACCTGGAACGCGCCTATCTCGATGCCTTGGCGCAAATGCCCGAACACGTGGCACCGTCGGAAGAAGAACGCGCAATCATCCTGCAAACCCTAATCGAGCTGGACCAACTGCTCGACGGCCTGCCCACGCAGGTCAAGCGTGCCTTCCTGCTGGCCCAACTCGATGGCCTGACTTACGCGCAAATCGGCGCTGAGTTGGGCATTTCCATCGCCACTGTTAAGCGCCACTTGAGCAAAGCGGCGATGCGCTGCTACTTCGCGCTATGA
- a CDS encoding DUF3649 domain-containing protein: MKSKTSLPVSYRLAVTSRVLAAVVGGYLMASLASICLALWMPTSRADAVITGMMSSFVFYLLAVLWCFACRSAARAWFGVMLPSAAFATLAGVGFWMART, encoded by the coding sequence ATGAAAAGCAAAACCTCGCTGCCTGTCTCCTACCGTCTCGCCGTGACCTCGCGCGTACTGGCTGCTGTGGTGGGCGGTTACCTGATGGCTTCACTGGCCAGCATCTGCCTCGCGCTGTGGATGCCCACGTCACGTGCCGACGCTGTGATCACCGGGATGATGAGTTCATTCGTGTTCTATTTGCTGGCCGTGCTCTGGTGTTTCGCCTGCCGCAGCGCCGCACGCGCCTGGTTCGGCGTGATGCTGCCGAGCGCAGCATTTGCCACGCTGGCGGGCGTGGGCTTTTGGATGGCGCGCACATGA
- a CDS encoding PepSY-associated TM helix domain-containing protein: MKEGFRQAMAWLHTWAGLIFGWLLFAIFLTGTLAYFKDEISHWMQPEVQARPLDDARSLNVAQTYLQHVAPTAARWFITLPDSRDPGLSVMWQDKVDPGKRGNFIQKTLDPVTGQAVQARESMGGEFFYRFHFQLQMPHPWGRWLSTIAAMVMFVALITGIITHKKIFKDFFTFRPRKGQRSWLDGHNAVGVLVLPFHLMITYSSLVIFMSLVMPAPILASYGNDTRAFFSEVFPATNNAPALGQPGQLKPLVPMYEQAREHWAGGHVGRVAVNNPSDVNASVNVFRAGSDSVVHDFGSTVPFNGTTGELLRVSGEQSLPAVIGGSFYGLHMGHFAGPVLRWLYFICGLAGTVMIGTGLVIWLGKRQLKHAKSAVMPFELRLVEVLNIASMSGLMIAIAAFFWANRLLPVSFAERSDWEVQTFFIAWGLSLLHAMLRRGRQGWIEQLSLGALLFIAIPLLNALTTSHHLGVSLATGDWAMAGFDLTCLASGVFLAWAAWKMQQRTVPASKPERARRLTLKQEAN, encoded by the coding sequence ATGAAAGAGGGCTTTCGCCAGGCCATGGCCTGGTTGCACACGTGGGCTGGATTGATCTTCGGCTGGCTGTTGTTTGCGATTTTTCTGACAGGCACGTTGGCGTATTTCAAAGACGAAATCAGCCACTGGATGCAGCCCGAAGTGCAGGCTCGTCCTCTGGACGATGCGCGTAGCCTGAACGTCGCTCAAACCTATCTGCAGCACGTCGCGCCGACCGCTGCCCGCTGGTTTATCACCCTGCCGGACAGCCGCGACCCCGGTCTGTCGGTAATGTGGCAGGACAAAGTCGACCCCGGCAAGCGTGGCAACTTCATCCAGAAAACCCTCGACCCGGTCACCGGCCAGGCGGTGCAGGCCCGTGAAAGCATGGGTGGCGAGTTCTTCTATCGCTTTCACTTCCAACTGCAAATGCCGCATCCCTGGGGCCGCTGGCTGTCGACCATTGCCGCGATGGTGATGTTTGTTGCACTGATCACCGGGATCATCACCCACAAGAAAATCTTCAAGGACTTCTTCACTTTCCGCCCCCGCAAAGGCCAGCGTTCCTGGCTCGACGGGCACAACGCGGTGGGTGTATTGGTGCTGCCATTTCACCTGATGATCACCTACAGCAGCCTGGTGATTTTCATGAGCCTGGTAATGCCGGCACCGATCCTGGCCTCGTACGGCAACGACACCCGCGCCTTCTTCAGTGAGGTGTTCCCGGCAACAAACAATGCACCGGCGCTTGGGCAACCCGGGCAGTTGAAGCCGCTGGTGCCGATGTACGAACAGGCGCGTGAGCATTGGGCGGGTGGACATGTCGGGCGTGTGGCGGTGAATAACCCCAGTGATGTGAACGCTTCGGTCAATGTGTTTCGCGCCGGCTCTGACAGCGTGGTGCATGATTTCGGCAGCACGGTGCCCTTTAACGGCACCACGGGCGAGCTATTGCGGGTCAGTGGTGAACAGTCACTGCCGGCCGTGATCGGCGGCAGTTTTTATGGCCTGCACATGGGCCATTTCGCCGGCCCGGTGCTGCGCTGGTTGTACTTTATCTGTGGTCTGGCGGGCACGGTGATGATTGGCACCGGGCTGGTGATCTGGCTTGGCAAACGCCAGCTCAAGCACGCAAAAAGCGCGGTGATGCCGTTTGAATTGCGCCTGGTGGAAGTGCTGAACATCGCCAGCATGTCCGGGCTGATGATCGCCATCGCGGCGTTTTTCTGGGCCAACCGTTTGTTGCCGGTGAGCTTCGCCGAGCGTTCCGACTGGGAAGTGCAAACCTTCTTTATCGCCTGGGGCCTGAGCCTGTTGCACGCCATGCTGCGCCGCGGTCGCCAGGGGTGGATCGAACAATTGAGCCTTGGCGCGCTGCTGTTTATCGCCATTCCACTGCTCAATGCGCTCACGACCTCCCATCACCTGGGCGTTTCCCTGGCAACGGGCGACTGGGCCATGGCCGGCTTCGACTTGACTTGCCTGGCCAGCGGTGTGTTCCTCGCCTGGGCCGCCTGGAAAATGCAGCAGCGTACGGTGCCTGCCTCCAAGCCTGAACGCGCACGCCGGTTGACGCTCAAGCAGGAGGCGAACTGA
- a CDS encoding DUF3325 domain-containing protein gives MLLALVMCYAGFTALCLSTDRHHGELLHSKPSPRRRLGLRVAGWVLLTVSIWPAVNIAGWGQGLVEWCAVLMLSALLLVLLLPYRPRLALILAGVGLLASPVAAFATL, from the coding sequence ATGCTGCTCGCACTGGTGATGTGCTACGCGGGGTTCACCGCATTGTGCTTGTCTACCGATCGACATCACGGCGAACTGCTGCACAGCAAGCCATCGCCACGTCGTCGGCTGGGCCTGCGTGTGGCCGGTTGGGTGCTGCTGACGGTGTCGATCTGGCCCGCCGTGAATATCGCGGGTTGGGGCCAGGGCCTGGTGGAGTGGTGCGCGGTATTGATGCTCAGTGCGCTGTTGCTGGTGCTGTTGTTGCCGTATCGGCCAAGGCTGGCCTTGATCCTGGCGGGCGTCGGCCTGCTCGCCAGCCCTGTTGCGGCCTTTGCCACTCTTTGA
- a CDS encoding RNA polymerase sigma factor — MMISTPPESQDSPHADAAGGRAHFLQVFLSQRSQMEALVSRRVGCRATAADLVQDLFLRFWRRPLVQVEELSTYLLRCAGNIAIDHLRSEGARVRSSEGWLPEQQDNQGCEPQAALEAGNDLRHVEAALRSLPERTRQIFLLNRIHGRKYAEIAKAMGLSQSAVEKHMMRALEACKASLREPSPPRTPGKAP; from the coding sequence CTGATGATCAGCACGCCACCCGAATCCCAGGACAGCCCGCACGCTGACGCGGCAGGTGGACGTGCGCATTTCCTGCAGGTGTTTTTGTCCCAGCGTTCGCAGATGGAGGCCTTGGTGAGCCGTCGCGTGGGATGTCGCGCCACGGCGGCCGACCTGGTGCAGGACCTGTTCCTGCGCTTCTGGCGTCGGCCATTGGTGCAGGTCGAAGAACTCAGCACCTACCTGTTGCGCTGCGCCGGCAATATTGCCATCGACCACCTGCGCAGCGAAGGCGCGCGGGTGCGCAGCAGCGAAGGCTGGCTGCCCGAGCAGCAGGACAATCAGGGTTGCGAACCGCAGGCAGCGCTGGAAGCCGGCAACGATTTGCGCCACGTCGAAGCCGCCTTGCGCAGCTTGCCCGAACGCACGCGGCAGATTTTCCTGCTTAACCGCATTCACGGCCGCAAATACGCGGAGATCGCCAAGGCCATGGGCCTGTCCCAAAGTGCCGTGGAAAAACATATGATGCGTGCCCTCGAAGCCTGCAAAGCCAGCCTTCGCGAACCATCGCCCCCACGCACGCCAGGGAAAGCTCCGTGA
- a CDS encoding FecR family protein, with protein MNVTPTPAQEQAALAWLSLLHDQPSSGDQATFSHWLRADPAHVEAYAQAQVLWELSEVPARKLADEEAMALQGYLNAMNTSKRSRVVRWSGALAMAACLVLMVSMGAGWQPSRWVDDFGADYVTAPGEVRTVTLADKSQVTLDADSAIAVDFSQGERHIQLRRGAGFFSVTHTGQSFVVEAGSGEARVLGTQFEVRLQPEGAQVTVLSGRVGVIPSKQGQQQILTAGQQVTYVDGVADPLHAVDSESRLAWRDGWLNYYKAPLADVINDLGRYYPGRILLLNEEMGAKRVSGSFPSKDPQAVLNALQAVLGFEQHTVLGRMIVVR; from the coding sequence GTGAACGTCACCCCCACGCCCGCGCAGGAGCAGGCCGCACTGGCTTGGCTGAGCCTGTTGCATGACCAACCCAGCAGCGGCGACCAGGCCACGTTCAGCCACTGGCTGCGCGCCGATCCCGCGCACGTCGAGGCCTACGCACAGGCTCAGGTGCTGTGGGAGTTGAGCGAAGTGCCGGCACGCAAATTGGCGGATGAAGAGGCCATGGCCTTGCAGGGCTATCTCAATGCGATGAACACCTCGAAGCGCTCACGGGTTGTGCGCTGGTCTGGCGCGTTGGCGATGGCCGCCTGTCTGGTGTTGATGGTGTCGATGGGCGCCGGTTGGCAGCCGTCGCGCTGGGTCGATGACTTCGGCGCCGACTACGTGACAGCGCCGGGGGAGGTCAGAACCGTCACGCTGGCCGACAAGTCCCAAGTCACCCTCGATGCCGACAGTGCCATTGCGGTGGATTTCAGCCAGGGTGAGCGGCATATCCAGTTGCGTCGCGGCGCCGGTTTTTTCAGCGTAACTCACACCGGGCAATCCTTTGTGGTGGAGGCGGGCAGCGGCGAAGCGCGGGTGTTGGGTACGCAGTTTGAAGTGCGCCTGCAACCGGAGGGTGCTCAGGTAACCGTGTTGTCCGGGCGCGTTGGCGTCATACCGTCCAAGCAGGGCCAGCAGCAAATTCTTACGGCAGGCCAGCAAGTGACCTACGTCGACGGTGTCGCCGACCCTCTGCATGCGGTCGACAGCGAATCACGCCTGGCTTGGCGTGACGGCTGGCTCAACTACTACAAGGCGCCGCTGGCCGATGTGATCAATGACTTGGGGCGCTACTATCCGGGCCGCATTCTGTTGCTCAACGAAGAGATGGGCGCCAAGCGGGTCAGCGGCAGCTTCCCGAGCAAAGACCCGCAGGCGGTGTTGAATGCGTTGCAGGCTGTGCTTGGCTTTGAGCAGCACACGGTATTGGGCCGGATGATCGTGGTGCGCTGA
- a CDS encoding glutaredoxin family protein, with the protein MLGGVFKKVLLVLLVVVVIQNWGKIERVFNPSQVVPEQTRASARVVLYSTEWCGYCKQIRRFLDQKGIPYQAFDIEKDAQARKAYEALGGGGIPFVDVNGTLIRDYSPEKIMAALK; encoded by the coding sequence ATGCTCGGCGGGGTTTTCAAGAAAGTCCTGCTGGTGTTGCTGGTCGTGGTGGTGATTCAGAACTGGGGCAAGATCGAGCGGGTGTTCAACCCATCGCAGGTGGTACCAGAGCAGACCCGCGCCTCGGCGCGTGTGGTGCTCTATTCCACCGAGTGGTGTGGTTACTGCAAGCAGATCCGCCGGTTCCTGGACCAGAAGGGCATTCCGTACCAGGCGTTTGATATCGAAAAAGACGCCCAGGCGCGCAAGGCGTATGAGGCGTTGGGTGGCGGTGGGATTCCGTTCGTGGATGTAAACGGCACACTGATCCGCGATTACAGCCCCGAGAAGATCATGGCTGCGCTGAAGTAA
- the yejK gene encoding nucleoid-associated protein YejK — MPIRHCIVHLIDKKPDGTPAVLHARDSELSESAAIENMLADLNESYNAKQGKAWGFFHAESGAHPFSGWLKEYFDGGQDFTTFSRTAVEHLQKLMEESNLSVGGHVLFAHYQQGMTDYLAIALLHHSEGVAVNDELDVTPSRHLDLGQLHLAARINVSEWQNNKQSKQYISFIKGKNGKKVSEYFRDFIGCQEGVDGPGETRTLLKAFSDFVESEDLPDESAREKTKTLVDYASSQAKLGEPMGLEELSGLIDEDRPKAFYDHIRNKDYGLSPEIPADKRTLNQFRRFTGRAEGLSISFEAHLLGDKIEYDEAAGTLIIKGLPTQLTDQLKRRN; from the coding sequence ATGCCGATCCGTCATTGCATCGTCCACCTGATCGACAAAAAACCCGACGGCACACCTGCAGTTCTTCACGCGCGTGACTCGGAGTTGTCCGAATCCGCTGCCATCGAGAACATGCTTGCCGACCTTAACGAGAGCTATAACGCCAAACAAGGCAAGGCCTGGGGCTTCTTCCATGCCGAGTCCGGCGCGCACCCGTTCAGCGGCTGGTTGAAGGAATATTTCGACGGTGGCCAGGATTTCACCACGTTCAGCCGCACTGCCGTCGAGCACCTGCAGAAGCTGATGGAAGAGTCCAACCTCTCCGTCGGCGGTCACGTGCTGTTTGCCCACTACCAACAAGGCATGACCGACTACCTGGCCATCGCCCTGCTGCACCACAGCGAAGGCGTGGCGGTGAATGATGAGCTGGACGTGACCCCTTCTCGTCACCTGGACCTCGGCCAACTGCACCTGGCGGCACGCATCAACGTCTCCGAGTGGCAGAACAACAAGCAGTCCAAGCAATACATCTCCTTTATCAAAGGCAAGAACGGCAAGAAAGTCTCGGAGTACTTCCGCGACTTTATCGGCTGCCAGGAAGGCGTCGACGGCCCGGGCGAGACCCGCACGCTGCTCAAGGCCTTCAGCGACTTCGTCGAAAGCGAGGACCTGCCGGACGAATCCGCTCGCGAAAAAACCAAGACCCTGGTGGATTACGCCAGCAGCCAGGCCAAGCTCGGCGAGCCGATGGGCCTGGAAGAACTCTCGGGGCTGATCGATGAAGATCGGCCAAAAGCGTTCTACGACCATATCCGCAACAAGGACTACGGCCTGTCGCCAGAGATACCGGCTGACAAACGCACGCTCAACCAGTTCCGTCGCTTCACCGGCCGTGCCGAAGGCTTGTCGATCAGCTTTGAAGCGCACTTGCTGGGCGACAAGATTGAATACGACGAAGCCGCCGGTACCTTGATCATCAAGGGCTTGCCGACCCAACTGACCGACCAGCTCAAGCGCCGCAACTGA